The following coding sequences lie in one Euhalothece natronophila Z-M001 genomic window:
- a CDS encoding DUF4258 domain-containing protein, translating to MEYEQLIFSSHAIKQMFSRKISKAEVKTVLSAGEVIRAYLDDSPYPSYLFLGFVSDHPIHVVVGFDFKTRRAYIITTYQPNSELWELDYKRRKKT from the coding sequence ATGGAATATGAGCAGTTAATTTTTTCTAGCCATGCGATTAAGCAAATGTTTTCTCGGAAAATTAGCAAAGCTGAAGTAAAAACAGTTCTTTCAGCAGGGGAAGTAATTAGAGCATATCTTGATGACTCTCCTTATCCAAGTTACTTATTTTTAGGTTTCGTTTCTGATCATCCCATTCATGTGGTGGTGGGCTTCGACTTTAAAACAAGAAGAGCTTACATTATTACAACTTATCAACCCAATTCTGAACTCTGGGAATTAGATTATAAGAGGAGAAAGAAAACATGA
- a CDS encoding DUF2283 domain-containing protein: MKIKYDAEVDVLRVHWSNDSIEESDETEPGVILDYNEKGIVIGVEVLNASQTVENWQKIQEIKLESC; this comes from the coding sequence ATGAAAATAAAATATGATGCCGAAGTTGATGTTTTGCGAGTTCATTGGTCAAATGATTCTATTGAGGAAAGTGACGAAACTGAACCTGGTGTAATTCTAGATTATAACGAGAAAGGAATAGTGATTGGTGTGGAAGTTTTAAACGCTTCTCAAACCGTAGAAAACTGGCAAAAAATACAAGAAATAAAGCTTGAAAGTTGTTAA
- a CDS encoding RNA-guided endonuclease InsQ/TnpB family protein: protein MFVLEFKVKAKKTQYQAIDEAIRTTQFVRNKCIRYWMDNQGVNKYALNKLCKQLAEEFPWAKELNSMARQSAAERAWSAISRFYDNCKKGIKGKKRVLNSEVSSECKKHSRGYPQFQKNNRSVEYKTCGWKLDLNTRKHITFTDKKGIGRVKLVGTRDLHFYHPDEIKRIRLVRRADGYYCQFLINTEVKEQLEPTKRTIGLDVGLESFYTDSDGHKEPNPRFFREGEQKLKRLQRRLSKKQKGSSNRRKARQKLGKAHLRISRQRKEHGSATRWMVKWQGFHTSFRAIPDENSPWSPSELYLLIGEAHLPSPIIPVCGMTSLPLSKRWLREDKAG from the coding sequence ATGTTTGTTTTAGAGTTTAAGGTCAAAGCCAAAAAAACTCAATATCAAGCCATTGACGAAGCAATTCGGACGACTCAATTCGTACGAAATAAGTGCATTCGTTACTGGATGGATAATCAAGGCGTTAATAAATACGCTTTGAATAAGCTCTGTAAACAATTAGCAGAGGAGTTTCCTTGGGCTAAAGAACTAAACTCTATGGCTAGACAGTCCGCTGCTGAACGGGCTTGGTCTGCAATTAGTCGGTTCTACGATAACTGTAAAAAAGGGATTAAAGGTAAAAAGCGAGTGCTTAATTCGGAGGTCTCCTCCGAATGTAAGAAGCACTCAAGAGGATATCCTCAGTTCCAGAAAAACAACCGCAGTGTCGAGTATAAAACTTGTGGTTGGAAACTGGACTTAAACACCCGAAAGCATATAACTTTCACTGACAAAAAAGGCATTGGTCGGGTGAAATTAGTTGGAACTAGAGACCTCCATTTCTATCATCCTGATGAAATTAAACGAATTCGATTAGTTCGTCGTGCTGATGGATATTACTGCCAATTCCTCATCAATACAGAAGTCAAAGAACAATTAGAACCAACTAAAAGAACCATAGGATTAGATGTTGGTTTAGAATCTTTCTACACTGACTCTGATGGTCATAAAGAGCCTAATCCTCGTTTCTTTAGAGAGGGGGAACAGAAATTAAAACGGCTTCAACGCCGTCTTTCTAAGAAACAGAAAGGATCATCTAATCGAAGAAAAGCTAGACAGAAGTTAGGGAAAGCACATTTAAGAATAAGTAGGCAACGTAAAGAACATGGGAGTGCGACTCGTTGGATGGTGAAGTGGCAGGGGTTTCATACCTCTTTTCGAGCCATCCCAGACGAAAACTCCCCTTGGAGTCCGTCTGAACTCTATCTCCTTATTGGTGAGGCTCATCTGCCAAGTCCAATCATTCCAGTGTGCGGAATGACATCGCTACCCTTATCAAAGCGTTGGTTACGTGAAGATAAAGCAGGGTAG
- a CDS encoding DUF3368 domain-containing protein, producing the protein MAIAKVVVNASPLITLFKSNQAELLPQLFQEIVIPQGVWDEIVIPGQLDDAAQMLPKTKWINYRKLERVHRKIEAWDLGVGESQVLSYALTHLDYTAMVDDMAARKCAKTFNIPTLGTGAMIVLAKRKGLISSVTPRLKALQDSGLWLSEEVISLLKARAGE; encoded by the coding sequence GTGGCAATAGCTAAAGTGGTTGTTAATGCTTCACCGTTGATCACCTTATTTAAAAGCAATCAAGCAGAACTTTTACCTCAACTGTTTCAAGAAATTGTTATTCCACAAGGCGTTTGGGACGAAATTGTTATCCCTGGACAATTAGATGATGCAGCACAGATGTTACCGAAAACGAAATGGATTAATTATAGAAAACTCGAAAGAGTTCATCGGAAGATAGAAGCATGGGATTTAGGTGTTGGAGAATCACAGGTTCTTAGCTACGCTCTCACTCACCTTGACTATACAGCAATGGTAGATGATATGGCAGCAAGAAAATGTGCAAAAACTTTTAATATTCCTACATTAGGAACAGGCGCAATGATTGTTTTAGCCAAGCGCAAAGGCTTAATTTCCTCAGTGACACCAAGATTAAAAGCCTTACAAGATTCTGGTTTATGGCTATCGGAAGAAGTGATTAGTTTGTTAAAAGCAAGAGCTGGAGAATGA
- a CDS encoding IS701 family transposase: protein MDVALQIRQHLPRDPEPTSAIVDNYCGYYQDLFQDVRNYECFKFLHLGLIAPIKRKSLPEIAKVVGITSAQSLHHFLANSPWSVEQLRERRLQKTKEALKGKAITVIIDETGDRKKGNRTDYVARQYLGSLGKIDQGIVSVNAYGVYQDITFPLKFKVFKPKGTLKPGDKYQTKIELAIELIQELIDFGFNIDLVLADSLYGESSNFINTLTHYQLSYVVAIRSNHSVLLPPGQRVRANKWCQFTRTFSDNSSETRYIREIVYGKRRKITYWDLTTDPETLPSNGTSFVMTNLQGKVKKKLGDLYGLRTWVEYGFRQCKQELGWKDYRFTKFSEIEKWWEIIYCVYLMVSLQTPGFSSFEQDEDSDDKTQPSTSNNSPQHPNWRKGNSWKDALHNLRLVMEPWFLFWLVVPWLEMFNNDHLLLGFQHLFSSVHQVKIGF, encoded by the coding sequence ATGGATGTAGCTTTACAGATTCGTCAACACCTACCGCGAGACCCAGAACCTACTAGCGCGATCGTAGACAACTATTGTGGTTACTATCAAGACCTGTTTCAAGATGTGAGAAATTATGAATGCTTTAAATTTTTACATTTAGGACTCATCGCACCGATTAAACGAAAATCTCTACCAGAAATTGCCAAAGTCGTCGGGATTACTTCTGCACAATCTCTACATCACTTCCTTGCTAACTCACCTTGGTCAGTAGAACAATTAAGAGAAAGAAGATTACAAAAAACTAAAGAAGCCTTAAAGGGAAAAGCAATCACCGTCATTATTGATGAAACTGGAGATAGAAAGAAGGGAAATCGTACCGATTATGTCGCTAGACAATACTTAGGAAGTTTGGGCAAAATTGACCAAGGAATCGTCTCGGTCAATGCTTATGGAGTGTATCAAGATATCACTTTCCCCTTAAAGTTTAAGGTATTTAAGCCCAAAGGAACTCTCAAACCAGGGGATAAATACCAAACCAAGATTGAATTAGCCATAGAACTGATTCAAGAGTTAATTGATTTTGGCTTTAACATTGACCTAGTTTTAGCAGATAGCTTGTATGGAGAAAGTAGCAATTTCATCAATACTTTAACTCACTATCAGCTCTCCTATGTAGTAGCAATTAGAAGTAATCATAGTGTCCTACTGCCCCCAGGACAAAGGGTAAGAGCCAATAAATGGTGTCAATTTACTCGCACCTTTAGTGATAACAGTTCCGAAACCAGATACATTCGAGAAATTGTTTATGGCAAGAGACGAAAAATCACTTATTGGGATCTCACCACTGACCCAGAAACTTTGCCCAGTAATGGGACCTCTTTTGTTATGACCAATCTTCAAGGGAAGGTCAAGAAAAAACTAGGAGACCTTTACGGTTTAAGAACTTGGGTGGAATATGGATTTCGCCAATGTAAGCAAGAATTGGGTTGGAAAGATTATCGTTTCACCAAGTTTTCTGAGATCGAGAAGTGGTGGGAAATCATTTACTGTGTTTATTTAATGGTGAGCTTACAAACGCCAGGTTTTAGCTCTTTTGAGCAAGATGAAGACAGTGATGATAAGACACAACCATCAACAAGTAATAATTCTCCTCAACATCCCAATTGGAGGAAGGGAAATAGCTGGAAAGATGCCTTACATAACCTACGTTTAGTTATGGAACCATGGTTCTTATTTTGGTTAGTTGTCCCTTGGCTAGAGATGTTTAATAATGACCACTTATTATTGGGGTTTCAGCATTTATTTTCTTCTGTTCATCAAGTTAAAATAGGTTTTTAA
- a CDS encoding group II intron reverse transcriptase — MGFDFLGFTIRQYEVGKHQHGKKKSNLMTIIKPSDEKVKLHYQKLADTIDRHQASKQIDLIKELNPIIKGWSNYYSACCSFETFTDLDYKIWSKLRRWAKRRHPNKDWEWVTKKYWRQAVEGRKDKWVFSLTDGLYLEKHSWTPHKDYVKVKGDASPFNGDWRYWSSKMGSYPDVKVEVAKLLKTQKGKCAICGLHFQDGDLWEVDHITPRSKKGKNTLSNKQLLHRHCHDVKSRNDGSYEGCA; from the coding sequence GTGGGTTTCGACTTTTTGGGATTCACAATACGACAGTATGAGGTAGGAAAACATCAGCATGGCAAGAAAAAATCTAATTTAATGACAATAATCAAGCCCTCGGACGAAAAGGTGAAGCTACATTATCAAAAGCTGGCTGATACCATCGACCGTCATCAAGCATCAAAACAGATAGATTTAATTAAAGAATTAAATCCTATCATCAAAGGATGGTCTAATTATTACTCAGCCTGCTGTAGTTTTGAAACCTTTACAGACCTAGACTATAAAATATGGTCAAAACTTCGTCGATGGGCAAAACGCCGACACCCCAATAAAGACTGGGAATGGGTAACTAAGAAATACTGGAGACAAGCTGTTGAAGGTAGGAAAGATAAATGGGTCTTCTCGTTAACAGATGGACTCTACCTAGAAAAGCATAGCTGGACACCACATAAAGATTACGTGAAAGTGAAAGGAGATGCTTCACCGTTCAATGGGGACTGGCGTTATTGGAGTTCCAAAATGGGTTCATATCCTGACGTAAAGGTTGAAGTTGCAAAACTTCTTAAAACCCAAAAAGGAAAGTGTGCAATTTGCGGACTACACTTCCAAGATGGAGACTTGTGGGAGGTTGACCATATAACGCCTCGTAGTAAAAAGGGTAAGAACACCCTAAGCAATAAACAACTTCTCCATCGACACTGCCATGATGTAAAATCTCGTAATGATGGTAGTTACGAGGGATGTGCCTAA
- a CDS encoding UPF0175 family protein, translated as MAKVEVELPETAFSALRKAPNEFVQEMRVAAAVKWYELGEISQGKGAEVAGLTRADFINALNRYKVSVFQYTEAELTEELNQWQ; from the coding sequence ATGGCAAAAGTTGAAGTAGAGCTACCAGAAACAGCATTTTCAGCCCTTCGCAAAGCACCCAATGAATTTGTCCAAGAAATGCGAGTAGCTGCTGCTGTCAAATGGTACGAATTAGGAGAAATTTCACAAGGGAAAGGTGCTGAAGTTGCTGGTTTAACAAGAGCAGATTTTATCAACGCTTTAAATCGATACAAAGTTTCTGTTTTTCAATACACTGAAGCTGAATTAACTGAGGAGTTAAATCAGTGGCAATAG
- a CDS encoding BrnT family toxin, giving the protein MKFEWDENKAKSNVVKHGITFLEAVTIFADPYLLFTEDSQHSQKEEREWAIGETENGSLIVVVFTIRDEKIRIISARKASRTERKQYEQGI; this is encoded by the coding sequence ATGAAGTTTGAATGGGATGAGAACAAAGCGAAATCCAATGTTGTTAAGCATGGTATTACCTTCTTAGAAGCAGTAACAATTTTTGCTGATCCTTATCTGTTATTTACCGAAGACTCTCAGCACTCTCAAAAAGAAGAAAGAGAATGGGCAATTGGAGAAACAGAGAACGGTTCACTAATTGTTGTTGTATTTACAATTCGTGATGAAAAAATTAGGATTATAAGTGCAAGGAAAGCAAGTAGAACTGAGCGAAAGCAATATGAACAAGGAATCTGA
- a CDS encoding helix-turn-helix domain-containing protein — protein MAGVIKIEIAESAQELKKQLNFSQNSEVKERIQVLYWLKTNQVRSTGALASLIGKHRTTVSRWLSKYRKGGLKGLLEVKKSPGRVPKITPSVEKKLIQELEDPEGFSSYKEIQTWLQLIQDIDISYSAVHKRVRYGLEGKLKVPRPVHSKQELGAPEAFKKN, from the coding sequence ATGGCAGGTGTCATTAAAATTGAGATTGCCGAGTCAGCTCAAGAGCTTAAAAAACAGCTCAACTTCTCCCAAAACAGTGAAGTCAAAGAACGAATCCAAGTCTTGTATTGGCTGAAAACGAACCAAGTCAGAAGTACCGGCGCGCTCGCCTCCCTAATCGGAAAACACCGAACGACAGTATCAAGATGGCTCAGTAAATATCGCAAAGGAGGTCTCAAAGGTCTTTTAGAAGTTAAGAAAAGTCCTGGGCGAGTCCCTAAAATCACGCCATCAGTAGAAAAAAAATTAATCCAAGAACTAGAAGATCCAGAAGGATTTTCTAGTTATAAGGAAATTCAAACATGGCTTCAGTTAATTCAAGATATTGATATTAGTTATAGTGCTGTTCATAAACGAGTCCGCTATGGTTTAGAAGGAAAACTGAAAGTGCCACGTCCAGTTCATAGCAAACAGGAATTGGGAGCACCGGAAGCTTTTAAAAAAAACTAA
- a CDS encoding Rpn family recombination-promoting nuclease/putative transposase, giving the protein MKTDSLFYRLFQIRPQLFFELLSGSSQADCNYQFTSVEVKQLAFRIDGIFFPSSGNKKDPFYVVEVQFQPDEQLYSRIFSELFLYIKQYQPVHPWQVVVIYPTRTIERNSEPHFQPLLNLEQVRRIYLDELEEGENCPLGVRLVKLITSKETEVSQQAQRLLESVSREVKETKLRNDIIDLIESIMVYKFPKMSRKEIAAMLGVDDLKQTRFYQEVFTEGKQEGKLEGKQEGKLEGKQEGKLEAVSRMLDSGVELNTIAQWLDLPLEMVKKEANKKKQS; this is encoded by the coding sequence TTGAAGACAGACAGCCTTTTTTACCGATTATTCCAAATACGACCGCAATTATTTTTTGAACTTCTTTCTGGTTCATCTCAAGCTGATTGCAATTATCAGTTTACCTCGGTAGAAGTTAAGCAATTAGCGTTTCGCATTGACGGTATCTTTTTTCCTAGCAGTGGCAACAAAAAAGACCCATTTTATGTGGTAGAAGTGCAGTTCCAACCTGATGAGCAACTTTATTCTCGCATTTTTTCTGAACTTTTTCTATATATCAAACAATATCAGCCTGTGCATCCTTGGCAAGTAGTAGTGATTTATCCGACTCGCACTATAGAAAGAAATAGTGAACCTCATTTCCAACCGTTGTTAAATTTGGAGCAAGTGAGGCGAATTTATCTTGATGAATTAGAGGAAGGAGAAAATTGTCCTTTGGGAGTGCGCTTAGTGAAATTAATTACTTCAAAAGAAACGGAAGTTTCACAACAAGCGCAAAGGCTATTAGAGTCAGTTTCTAGAGAAGTAAAGGAGACAAAACTCAGAAATGATATTATAGACTTAATCGAGAGTATTATGGTTTATAAGTTTCCAAAAATGAGTCGGAAGGAGATTGCTGCCATGTTAGGGGTTGATGATTTAAAACAGACAAGATTTTATCAAGAAGTGTTTACGGAAGGGAAACAGGAAGGGAAACTAGAAGGGAAACAGGAAGGAAAACTAGAAGGGAAACAGGAAGGGAAGCTAGAGGCAGTATCAAGAATGCTAGACTCTGGTGTTGAGTTAAATACGATCGCGCAGTGGTTGGATTTACCTCTAGAGATGGTAAAAAAGGAGGCTAACAAGAAAAAACAATCTTAA
- a CDS encoding IS630 family transposase, with protein MVTTQLEANSEKVKRYQNIRYWCQDESRIGLITLHDTKITGKGIQPTGKKQWKFDYLWLYGLVEPRTGENFFREFSHLDGLCFEQYLSWFAQEYPDDLHLIQVDNSRCHTWLELQLPDNVILIFQPPYSPEVNPIERLWQEIKKPLKWEFFPDLDDLRKRLSKILSKLSSQVITQITGWDFILNALSVANI; from the coding sequence ATTGTTACAACCCAACTAGAAGCTAATTCAGAAAAGGTTAAACGATATCAAAACATTAGATATTGGTGCCAAGATGAATCTCGAATCGGGTTAATCACACTTCACGATACAAAAATTACAGGTAAAGGAATTCAACCGACAGGAAAAAAACAGTGGAAGTTTGATTATTTATGGTTGTACGGTTTAGTGGAACCGAGAACGGGAGAGAATTTTTTCAGAGAATTTTCTCATCTTGATGGTCTTTGCTTTGAGCAGTATTTAAGCTGGTTTGCTCAAGAATATCCTGACGATTTACACTTAATACAAGTTGATAACAGTCGTTGCCATACTTGGTTAGAGTTACAACTTCCTGATAATGTCATTTTAATTTTCCAACCACCTTATTCCCCAGAAGTTAATCCCATTGAACGATTATGGCAAGAAATTAAGAAACCTTTGAAATGGGAATTCTTTCCCGATTTAGATGATTTAAGAAAGCGACTTTCCAAAATCTTATCAAAATTAAGTTCTCAAGTGATTACTCAGATCACTGGATGGGACTTTATTCTCAATGCTTTATCTGTAGCAAACATTTAG
- a CDS encoding BrnA antitoxin family protein gives MNKESEFPFERARRVTSQEHEQFKEAISSQFGINLKNRGRPPKNQEEKYEPISIRIHPKVLAWAKEEASRRGIGYQTIINEILLKQIRE, from the coding sequence ATGAACAAGGAATCTGAATTCCCCTTTGAAAGAGCAAGACGAGTTACTTCACAAGAACACGAACAATTTAAAGAAGCAATTTCATCTCAATTTGGAATTAACTTAAAAAATAGAGGACGACCCCCTAAAAATCAAGAAGAAAAATATGAGCCAATTTCGATTAGAATCCACCCGAAAGTGCTGGCTTGGGCAAAAGAAGAAGCAAGCAGGAGAGGAATTGGTTATCAAACGATTATTAATGAAATTCTGCTAAAGCAAATTCGTGAATAG
- a CDS encoding type II toxin-antitoxin system MqsA family antitoxin, translating into MKCSICQQGEIKQGKVTVPLEREGVILIFKNVPAEVCENCGEYYLSEQTTDLLLEQAENAIAHGTQLEVRQFAA; encoded by the coding sequence ATGAAATGTTCAATTTGCCAGCAAGGAGAAATTAAGCAGGGTAAAGTGACAGTTCCTTTAGAAAGGGAGGGAGTTATTTTAATTTTTAAAAATGTCCCTGCTGAAGTCTGTGAAAATTGTGGTGAGTATTACTTAAGTGAGCAGACAACTGATTTATTGTTAGAACAGGCAGAAAACGCGATCGCGCACGGAACACAGTTAGAAGTTCGACAATTTGCAGCCTAA